TTTGTGTATCACCAATTACTAGATTTAGAAACTGCTTTGAGGGATTCACAAGGTATTAATGATTCTTTTTGGCTCGAAGCTAGAGAAGAAAATGGAGACCCTAAATACCTCTTTCTAATTTTTGATTTTGATGGTGAGTATTTTGCTGTTCCAGGTAGTGACAGTCTAAATGACACGGCCTCCATCTTTCATGTCAGTTGTGATGATGGTTCGTTGAGCTTTGCTTTCACAAATCTTACTAATATGATGTTGGCAATAGCAGAGTGCTGTGAAACGGGTGTTTATTCAGTAACTTCAGATGGGAATGTAGGAGTTACAGATGAGGCTAAGTTTGGTGAAATTCGCCGTAAGCACAACCCTGGCTCTGTTGAGCGGCTGTATGCTGAGGGATGGTAACGTAGAGTGGCACTGGCTGTATAACGTGAAGCGGACAAACGAGAAATCTTGGGGGTGATGCCGAGATTACTTACAGCCGCTTACCTTGGTTGTTAGGCTTATATCTTGCAGTACGTAGATTGTGACCCCAAAATCCACTTTGGATCATCGCTTTTGATAAGCTTTGGGTGTCACTCCTGTCATCTGACGGAAGACTTTTGTTAGATGAGTTTGATTTGCAAAGCCACAATTTAGAGCAATGTCGCTAATTGAAATTGCTTGCTGTTTCAGTAATCGCTTGGCTCGTTCCACACGTTGTTGCATCAAATACTGATAGGGCGCAATTCCTGCTGATTGCTTGAAGGATCGGCTAAAGTGGGATTCGCTCATGCTGGTCAGGCTCGCCAAATCCAAAATCGATAAATCTTGTGTTAAATTCGCTTTTATGTAATCAATGACTCGCTCCAACTGTGATTGGGATAAACCGTTGGCTTTGAACTCAAGCGAAGGTTTGCTGACTGCATAGTTCTGCAACAAACGAGCGGCAAGCGCTGTTCCCAATGACTCGCCATACAACCTGCCAGACATACAACCCGTTTGGATTTCCGTCTTAAGCGCGAGGGCTAATTGCTGGATTACCGGATCATCGATCGAAAACTGTGGAATCAGTTCTATTTCACGCTGCATCAACTCCTGAGTGGTTTGATTCAACCATGTTGGACAAATCGCGATCACCGAAAATTTGACTTCTTGATCCCAGGTTGTCCAATGACTTAGAAATGCTGGGATAACATCTACGCGACCGTTGCCGTGGGCATAGTGTTTAAATTTGCCGTCCAAATGACGCTCTGCCTGAAAGCAACTTTTGGGGTCTGTGATCACCAGTGAATGTTGTAGAAGGCAATGCTCCACCGTTTTGTGGGGAGGATGGCAGTAGTGGATGAAAGTTAACCCTTTCCATCCCGCATGATAGCTAGAGACTAGGGGTGTTTGTGGCAGCACTCGCGCTGCTTCCTGCTGGTTTGTAAGATCAAGTGTAGGGGTTGCATGATTCATGATGGGCTTTAACCCAGTCAAGATTTCACATCCTAAGCAGGATTAGGATAATTTTAGCAGAATTGGATGAGACGGCAGGTTGAGGCTAAGACTATTGTAGGGGTGTCCACAAAAGGCGATAGTAGCGAGCATCCCGATAGAAGAGAGAAAATTCGTCCAATAGCAAGTTAAACACTGTCCCACCTCTTTCACCTACCTCTTATGCCAGATCAACCTGCACCAGAAATTGAGCTGCTACGCACAGCGTATGTGGCCTTTAACACGCGTGACATTGATGCCGCCCTCGCCCTCATGACTCCTAGTGTGCATTGGCCGAGAGCCTTCAAAGGTGGTTTTGTCCATGGACCTGAAGCAGTCCGCGCTTACTGGACGGAGCAGTGGAGCGAGATCGATGGCCACGTCGAACCGGTTGCCTTTCACCTAGAGGAGGATGGGCAGATCCTGGTCGAGGTGCATCAGGTCGTACGCGATCTGGCCGGAACCGTGCTTGCCGATGAGCACGTTGGCCACCGTTTCACCATTGAGCATGGCTTAATTCAAGGCATGGAAGTCTGTCCACTTCCATCGTCCAACGCACCGGAACTTTAAGGTGTGGTGGTGAGTACCAGATGCTATCTGAGTCCGGTGATTGCGAACGTTATCCTGCTAGACCTCAATAGGAGAGTAGTCGAGAAGTTATTGATGAGATGTAACGTTTGGTGCAATGATTTGACGTTCTGGCTTAGGGCATCATCACACCATCATGAGTAGGACACGATCGCCATCAAGCAGCGTATTCAATCTAAAAAATACTGCTTCAAGTACGCGATGAGTAGTTTCTTCGTTTCCACTAGAACTTGTTGCCGAAAACCTGGGTCGCGAGTTAATGAAAGTATTTCAAGCACACTTCCCACTTCAACGCTCACAGTCGCAATTAAATTTCGTTGATCTGGTTCAAGCAAAGGATTACGGACTGCAAAAAAGTCTGATAGTTGCTGGACGATCGCCTGGTTAAACGCGGTGTCCATTGATAGAATTTCGGTCGAGATCAGACGAGATTGAGCAAAGACGGCTCGATATCCAGGATTGTCTACAACAAATTGATCGAACGCATCAATCATATGACTGATGTAGTCTTCAAGCGGCAAGTGAACGGTTTCATCCGTATGCAGAGCGGTGAACAGTGCCTGCAATTGGTTGAAATAGCGATCGGCTAAGGCATGGAAAACTGCCAACTTATCTGGGAAGAAGCGGTACAGTCCACCCACCGACGTATCTGCCCGCGCTGCAATGTCATCGGCAGTCACGGCATCGTACCCAACCTCAACAAATAGTTCTGCTGCCGCATCCAGAATGCGATCGAACCGCTCTCGACTGCGGGCTTGTTTCGGCAGTCTCCAGCGAGGGGTTTGAGGGTTGCGATCAGGGATTTCAGGCATGGCTCGAATTCAAGTTGACAAACGCGAGAAGAGTCTCGTATTTTGGAAACAAGAGGTTTTTCTCGCGTTTTTAGTTTACCTCACTTGAAAGGAATCAGCGATCGTGCAACAAGATCTTCAACATCTCAAACCCAAGCCAAACGAACCGCTTCCGGAGGGTCTCTTTTCCTGGTATACCGAAATGCGACGTAAATCTCCTCTGTTCTATGACTCCAAGGATGAAAGCTGGATGGTGTTTCGTTACCAGGAGGTGAAACGAGTCTTTAGCGAATGGCAAATCTTTTCTTCTCGCATCCCACATCCGCCCGAACAAACAGATTTCACTCAAAGCCTCAACTTCACCGATCCACCCAAACATCGATCGCTCCGTTCGCTGGCTCAGCGGGTGTTCAATCCTCATCGGGTCGAGCAACTGATCCCAAGAATGTCTGCTATCACTCATGAACTGCTCGATCGCGTTACCGCACAAGGTCAGATGGACTTTATGCAGGATCTAGCGATTCCTCTTCCCATTATTGTGATTGCTGAAATTTTGGGCATTCCCTTGGAAGAACAGGAGGATTTCAAGCGCTGGTCGGATGGCATTGTCACCCTTGATCCCAGTGCCCTCCAAGCGATGGCTGATTACTTCCGTGAGCTAATTCGGCAGCGTCGAGGCAAACCAAGTCATGATTTGATTAGTGATTTGATTGCAGCACATGAGGACGGGGAAACACTGACGGCTCAAGAACTTGTGGATTTTTGCATTGTGCTACTGGTCGGTGGCAATGAAACAACCACTAATTTATTGGGAAATGCCATCCTCTGTTTCAACGAATACCCCAAAGCGTTCGATCGCTTGAAACAAGAACCCACCCTGCTGCCACTGGTGATCGAAGAAGTTTTGCGCTATCGATCGCCGGTTCAAGCGATGCAACGAATTACTACCACCGAGACACAACTTGGTGGTCAAACGATTCCAGCGGGACAGATGGTGACGGTTTGGCTCGGTGCTGCTAATCGAGACGAGACTCAGTTTGAACAGGCAGAAACGTTTGTGGTCGATCGCAATCCCAATCCTCACCTTGCTTTTGGCAACGGGATTCACTTTTGCCTGGGTGCGCCACTGGCTCGGCTGGAAGGAAGGATTGTGTTGAGCGCGGTACTGGAGCGGTTGCCAAGTTTGCACATCAGCTCAACTGCCACGCTGGAGCTGATTCCATCCAATGATGTTCATGGTGTTAAATCTCTACCTGTTTTGTTCTGACTTAATCCATCTCATTTGAACGGCAACATTTTTCCTGGAGGAGAAACGATGCAAACTGTAACGAAAGAAATGATGACAAACCGTGACTCGCAAATCTCCCACGGATTCTTTTTTGGTATGAGTTTTCTGATTTGGTTAACGGCAACAGTGGTACTGCGGTTGTGGGGGCACATATTCTTCATTCCCGACAGCCCTTTGAGTATGGTCAGCAGTTTCTTATTCTCTGTAACTTGTCTGCCACTGTTGGTTTATGCCATTCTTCAATGGAAAAAAGTACTGCCAAGTCAGCGTTTGGAGGCTGCCGTTTGTCTAGCAATTCCAGGAATGCTGCTGGATGTTGTGACAACTTACTTTTTTACACAAGCTTTCCCGAATGTTTTGCCAACTGCTGATGGTGCGTTTGGCGCATGGTTGCTTTGGGGATACGCCATCGTGCTATTAACAGGCTTGATAGCTCACAGCCGTACACCACAGGCTCTCTAGCATTTCAACTGGATCCCAGAATGAAGGGAGATTTAGAAATGTCACTTTTAGGCTACCTGGTGGCGATCGCGGCGATCGATAGTTTGAATCCAACGGCAACTGCACTTCAGGTTTATCTACTGACGACACCTAAACCTGTAGCTCGTTCGATCGCCTTCATTACTGGCATCTTTCTGGCTTACTGGACGGTTGGTCTATCAGGAACACTAGGGCTTGCCAGATTTATTCAGTGGGTGTTAACCACTCAGCGCGAGTGGATAGATATCATTCAGTTCATTTTAGGGATTGCACTACTTTACACAGGTTGCACTTTGAATGCATCTCCTAGCTCTCATCAGTCGTTCAAAAAACAACCTAATTCACTGCAACCGAAGTATACCTTCTTGCTGGGGATGAGTGTCACCCTTTTGGAAGCTCCTACTGCACTTCCTTATCTGGCTGCAATCGAGCGAATTGCTCGTACCAAGCTAAGCTTGCTAGACCTTGCAGGACTTCTGGGTTTCTACAATTTA
The Trichocoleus sp. DNA segment above includes these coding regions:
- a CDS encoding AraC family transcriptional regulator; translated protein: MNHATPTLDLTNQQEAARVLPQTPLVSSYHAGWKGLTFIHYCHPPHKTVEHCLLQHSLVITDPKSCFQAERHLDGKFKHYAHGNGRVDVIPAFLSHWTTWDQEVKFSVIAICPTWLNQTTQELMQREIELIPQFSIDDPVIQQLALALKTEIQTGCMSGRLYGESLGTALAARLLQNYAVSKPSLEFKANGLSQSQLERVIDYIKANLTQDLSILDLASLTSMSESHFSRSFKQSAGIAPYQYLMQQRVERAKRLLKQQAISISDIALNCGFANQTHLTKVFRQMTGVTPKAYQKR
- a CDS encoding nuclear transport factor 2 family protein, coding for MPDQPAPEIELLRTAYVAFNTRDIDAALALMTPSVHWPRAFKGGFVHGPEAVRAYWTEQWSEIDGHVEPVAFHLEEDGQILVEVHQVVRDLAGTVLADEHVGHRFTIEHGLIQGMEVCPLPSSNAPEL
- a CDS encoding TetR/AcrR family transcriptional regulator; the protein is MPEIPDRNPQTPRWRLPKQARSRERFDRILDAAAELFVEVGYDAVTADDIAARADTSVGGLYRFFPDKLAVFHALADRYFNQLQALFTALHTDETVHLPLEDYISHMIDAFDQFVVDNPGYRAVFAQSRLISTEILSMDTAFNQAIVQQLSDFFAVRNPLLEPDQRNLIATVSVEVGSVLEILSLTRDPGFRQQVLVETKKLLIAYLKQYFLD
- a CDS encoding cytochrome P450 yields the protein MQQDLQHLKPKPNEPLPEGLFSWYTEMRRKSPLFYDSKDESWMVFRYQEVKRVFSEWQIFSSRIPHPPEQTDFTQSLNFTDPPKHRSLRSLAQRVFNPHRVEQLIPRMSAITHELLDRVTAQGQMDFMQDLAIPLPIIVIAEILGIPLEEQEDFKRWSDGIVTLDPSALQAMADYFRELIRQRRGKPSHDLISDLIAAHEDGETLTAQELVDFCIVLLVGGNETTTNLLGNAILCFNEYPKAFDRLKQEPTLLPLVIEEVLRYRSPVQAMQRITTTETQLGGQTIPAGQMVTVWLGAANRDETQFEQAETFVVDRNPNPHLAFGNGIHFCLGAPLARLEGRIVLSAVLERLPSLHISSTATLELIPSNDVHGVKSLPVLF
- a CDS encoding DUF5367 domain-containing protein, translating into MQTVTKEMMTNRDSQISHGFFFGMSFLIWLTATVVLRLWGHIFFIPDSPLSMVSSFLFSVTCLPLLVYAILQWKKVLPSQRLEAAVCLAIPGMLLDVVTTYFFTQAFPNVLPTADGAFGAWLLWGYAIVLLTGLIAHSRTPQAL
- a CDS encoding GAP family protein, which produces MSLLGYLVAIAAIDSLNPTATALQVYLLTTPKPVARSIAFITGIFLAYWTVGLSGTLGLARFIQWVLTTQREWIDIIQFILGIALLYTGCTLNASPSSHQSFKKQPNSLQPKYTFLLGMSVTLLEAPTALPYLAAIERIARTKLSLLDLAGLLGFYNLVFVMPLIGLLSIYIAFQSRSK